GCCATCGACGATCGCGCCTTGACCGTCTTGAACGctcgctccgcctcctcggcgaacgTCCGACCGAAGCCGCCGGACCCGCGCAAGCCGCCGAGACCCCCGGAGTAGTCCACCGCATCGTCGTCCCTGTtgggtgccgacttttcgtccccgtcgtccccgtccccgtcgtccccgtccccaaTCGGTCGCGTGaccacctcgacgcccccgtgAAGAATCCCACCCCCCGATTTCCTcgacgcctccaccgcgcacaggtacgcgtccgcgtgccCCGTCCTCCAAGGCGGCGAATCGGAACCCTCGCCGTGGTCCACCAACACGGCACCCCCGGGTAaacgcgtgcggcgcgtgTTTCGCATGTAGGGCATTCCCTCGcacgcctcgacgcgatcgggcgacgcgtgcggaCAGTACGTCGCCATCTCGGTTCCGTCGAGATCAAAGTTGTACCCCGCGTGGAGCGCCGCCCTTCGCTCCTGCCGCGTggcgagcagctcgacgtACGCCATCGTCACCTCGTCGCCTCGTTTGAggtcccgcgtcgcccgtagCACGATCTTTTTCCCCTTGAAcgactgcgccgcggtgggggcgtcgccgtggttGACCATTGCCGCGGCGGGAtagacgccgacgccgattgcgttgagctcctcgtcgcacACGGTGTGCGCGTTGCACGATATCTTGGCCAGGAGCCTCGCGACGTGgcgcggatccgccgcgttagggttagggttagggtcggggtcggggtctGTTGGGGTGGTGGAGCCCGGGCCGAGGGTTCCCGCGTGGAAGGCTgtcgcgagcatcgcggcgtgcgcgagcgacgccttGCGGGAATCGGGTAGGCGTTCCCAGtggtcgccgagggcgtcgacggcgtcgtagccgcgtccgaggccgagggcggccgccgcggcgacgccgtcctcgataatctcgtcgtcatcgtcgtcgttggatccgtcggcggcggcggcctcgcgggcgcggcgccagaggacgcgcgcggcgagccgcaCGGTGGCGGggggcaccctcggcgcgcaattcacgagcgacgcgcacTCCTCCTTGTACCCGCGCTTCCACGCCGCGACCTGCGCGTCTCGCGAGACGTAGCGCGCCACCTTCGATCGCGCGCATCGCAGTAACGACCCGCCGTTGTCGGATGGCTTGGCGAAGGTGTGGTCGCACCGGGAGGTGCGCGATGCGTCGTTCAGGACCGCGGCGTAGGGATTCAAGGAGAGGATCTCGTCCCCAGCCTTGATTGGGGCGCGCACGAAGAGCCGTcggccgccgtcggccgggtcggcgacgcggagctcgacgctgCCGCCGGGTAGGAtggcgtggacggcgtcggcgtccgtcgcggacatGGTGCGTATCTCCCGGCACGCACGCCGCAAATGTCTTCGGAGAAACGAGGAGAGGGACTTGATCTGTTCAAGAACGCTCTGGAACTTTGGAACTCTtttcgttcgtcgcggcgggtcgggctgcgccgacgaggcgacgcggacgtgtgACGTACGTTGGCGTTGATAGCGTTATCAACCGATTAAAACGCAAGCTGCTAAATTTGACCTACACCGCgcccgctcggcgtcgcacgtGTCGCGCGAcagccctcggcgcgcccaaCCTTCAGAAAACACGGTTCTTAAGAAGTAAGCCACGACTGTCGGCTCAAACCCTCGGCGaccgccccgtcgcctctACGCATCCGactctcgtcgtcgccgtcgcccgaaACAATGAAAAAACAATTATGCGTGCCGCACATCGACTcagtcgccgcgctcccacACGAGCATGCTCCTCTTGCCAACCatgacgtccgcgagctgcaCGAGGCGCTTCCAGACAGACTCCTGAACGTAAGGCACGCCGTGCTTCTCGCAGATCGCCTTGATCTTGGGCTGGGCCTTCTGGTACGACTTCATGGAGATGTCGGGGAACATGTGGTGCTCGATCTGGTAGTTGAGCCAGCCGTGGAAGAAGTcgttgacgtcgccgccggtgcggaAGTTGGCGCTGCCGATGACGGCTCGGAGGTAAAAGTCATCCGAGCGGGGCTTCGTCTCAGATTCGAACCTGTAgatgtcgtcgccgacgtggtTGGTGGCGATGATGATGAAGGAGTGCACGTTGGTgatgacgtcggcgaggatggaggtgaggaggacgccggtcGCCatctgcgcgccgccgacggcgtagCCCAACGCCGGGAGCGCCGCAAACTGGAAGAGCGCGTAAGGGGCGAAGCACTTGATCgtctcgccgagggcggcgaagTTACCCTTgaacgcgccggccgcgacggtggcgacggtggAGGGGAGCTCGCCGGTCTTGAAGGGGTTCTCGAAGTCCTCGccggccttcttggcctcgcgctcgcggcgctgataCATCTCCTTCATGGTGTTGGGGGCGTAGTAGAACCACTTCCAGATGAgggcgaggccgacgaccTGGCCGTAGCGGAGGATCATGGGGAGGTTGCCAGTGCGGAGGGGCTTCATGTTGCGCTCCACGAGGTCGGGGTCCGCGGACTCGCCGAGCTGTCGTAGGAAAGAAGCGGCCAAAGCGACGAGGTCAGCGATTTGGTTTTTTTGTTATGGGTCTCCGACGTTGACTGCGGGTCAGAGGAAAAGAATAAACAAgatggcgtcgcgtcgcgcgcgctcgcgggtgcgatcgcgcgtcgcgatcgggtCATGATTGGGTTTGAAGTGCGTACCTGGTAGTGGTGAAGGTGGTTGTGCTCGACGTCCCAAGCCTCGGGCATCATCCAGTCCATCCAGTCGGAGATGCGCCTGGCGAGCCCCTTGGCGAAGGTGCGGCGGTGGAACCTGCCGGTCACGACGCCGTTCTCGGACTGCGCGGTGTTGTAGCCGCCGTGGCAGACGTGGTGACCGACCATGGTCCACCTGGCGCAGATGGCAGTGGACATcatgaacgcggcgatggggtTGGCGCCTCCGATGAAGGAGAAGATGTTCGTCAGGAACGGCGTGGCGAAGAGCACCGCGAGGCCGCCGTAGTAGAACATGTTGGCCCAGGTGAGGATCTTGTTGAGATGGTCgacgtcatcctcgccgatctcagccttgagctccttctccaccTGGCGAACCTCGGAGGCCCAAGCGGCGAGGTCGAAGTTCTCGCGCCACTTGCCGGTCTCGTTGTAGGTCATCGGTGTCTCGGCGTTGTAAtcgagcgcgatcgcggcgcggacctggagcgcgccgcggggagcCGCACGCACGGGGGTGGCACGGGCGGagaccgcgcggcgggagaggGTCGCCTTGagggggcgcgcgcccgcgagggcgacgggagTCGCGATGGTCATGGCGGCCATTGCGTCTAGCAGCTTATGAATGGGAAGGTGAAAGCAAACGCGTTCCGGTCGATCGGAAGCGACGTCGCCCTGGTGGTGCGGAGAGTGACGCACGCGAGGAGGGTGCAATTCAACCCGAGCACCGAAACGCTGCGAGCCGCAAGTTGAAAAATCCAAAAATCTGGGGCTGCTGCGCGCACCGTGGGAGACCCACGTTTACAGTCTCGGCCATTCGGTTCGAGTCTCGGCCAATAGGAAGCGACGATTCGCGCCCGTATGAGTAAACGGTCAGATCATATCTATTTGGGAGGCCGAATCGGATAACAACAATGGGATTTTTTGATGAGGGTTCCATTTCGTATTTGCCCCGAGGTTTTTTGGCAACCTTTTGCCAGAGAAcacctcgcgcgggcgatcgcTACTCGCGACCACTGACCCTTCACATCCCGTTGATCTCCCTGAAGAAGGATATGGTATCCGTCAGCGACTCCAccagcgcgtccacctccccCGGGGTGTTGTACAGGTACAAACTCGCCctggccgtcgccggcacCCCGAGGTATCGGTGCAGCGGCTGCGTGCAGTGATGCCCCGACCGCgtggcgacgcccgcctGATCCAGCAGGGTGCACACGTCGTTGGCGTGCAACCCCGCCACGTTGAACGCCGCCAGCGACGCCCTGCCCTGCGCCGGGGTGGGTCCGTAGATGGTCacgtcgttcaccgcggacaACTTGTCGTAGAGGATCCCGCCAATCTCCTTCTCAAACGAGTGCACCCGGTCCATCCCAACCTCGGTGAGGTAATCGCAGGCTCGCCCCAGCGCGATGGCCTCGCCGATCGCGGGGGTTCCCGCCTCGAACCTCGCCGGTGGAGGCGCGTACGTGGACCTGTCCATGTACACGTCCTGGATCatctccccgccgcccatccACGGCGGCATGGactccagcgcctccgccgtgcCCCACAGGAAACCGATACCGGTGGGGCCGCACATCTTGTgcccggacgcgacgatccaGTCCACGCCGAGGGTCTGAACGTCCACGGGCATGTGAGGCACGGACTGGCACGCATCCAGGAGCACCTTCGCGCCGTGTTTtttcgcgagcgtcgccaccgcgctcacgTCGAGCTCGCATCCCAGCACGTTGGACACGTGCGCGGTGGCTACGAGCTTGACCCTCCCTTCCGCCATGACCGCGGAcagctcgtccacgtcgatgCCGCTGTTATCCTTCTTGAGCCCCACGTGCctgagcgtcgcgccggtcTTCTCGCACACGAGCTGCCACGGCACCAGGTTGGAGTGATGCTCCAGCACGCTCACcacgacctcgtcgcccgggCCGAGGTTTGCCATCCCCCAGGTGTACGCCACCAGGTTGATAGCCTCGGACGCGTTGCGCGTGAAGACGATCTCGCGATCGGACTTTGCGTTCACAAACTTCGCAACCTTgaccctcgcctcctcgtaCGCGTCCGTGGCCTTGCCCGAGAGGTAGTGGACCCCGCGGTGCACGTTGGCGTTGATCATCATGTAGTAGTCGCGGtgcgcgtcgatgaccgCGCTGGGCTTttgcgagctcgccgcgctgtccAGGTACACGAGGCGCTTGCCGGTCTCCGGAATGTCCTGCTCGAGGATGGGGAAatcggcgcggagctccgcggcgaggtcgacggcggaggcgctcgcgccgggggcggcggtggcgtcgtggcggtgacggcgacgagaccCCGGATGGAGGCCGTGGGGTCCCGCGTTGCGCGCGGTCCCGACGCCTCCGGAtctgggcgacgcggaggctcgcgcggATGCGtggagcgtcgcgcgggcggtgagtGACGCCATTTCGGTCGCGGTACCCGACTGGCGCGCTCTCGGCACCCGCCTCGGATAATAATGGgagacctcggcgacgcgcggtgtCGTGGTCACCTTCTGGCGACGGTCAGGTTTCGACCCAACCAGCGTGTGTATAGTCTATACTTCAGCGCGCAAGTCCCAAAATTCT
This DNA window, taken from Micromonas commoda chromosome 2, complete sequence, encodes the following:
- a CDS encoding predicted protein; the protein is MASLTARATLHASARASASPRSGGVGTARNAGPHGLHPGSRRRHRHDATAAPGASASAVDLAAELRADFPILEQDIPETGKRLVYLDSAASSQKPSAVIDAHRDYYMMINANVHRGVHYLSGKATDAYEEARVKVAKFVNAKSDREIVFTRNASEAINLVAYTWGMANLGPGDEVVVSVLEHHSNLVPWQLVCEKTGATLRHVGLKKDNSGIDVDELSAVMAEGRVKLVATAHVSNVLGCELDVSAVATLAKKHGAKVLLDACQSVPHMPVDVQTLGVDWIVASGHKMCGPTGIGFLWGTAEALESMPPWMGGGEMIQDVYMDRSTYAPPPARFEAGTPAIGEAIALGRACDYLTEVGMDRVHSFEKEIGGILYDKLSAVNDVTIYGPTPAQGRASLAAFNVAGLHANDVCTLLDQAGVATRSGHHCTQPLHRYLGVPATARASLYLYNTPGEVDALVESLTDTISFFREINGM
- a CDS encoding predicted protein; the encoded protein is MSATDADAVHAILPGGSVELRVADPADGGRRLFVRAPIKAGDEILSLNPYAAVLNDASRTSRCDHTFAKPSDNGGSLLRCARSKVARYVSRDAQVAAWKRGYKEECASLVNCAPRVPPATVRLAARVLWRRAREAAAADGSNDDDDDEIIEDGVAAAAALGLGRGYDAVDALGDHWERLPDSRKASLAHAAMLATAFHAGTLGPGSTTPTDPDPDPNPNPNAADPRHVARLLAKISCNAHTVCDEELNAIGVGVYPAAAMVNHGDAPTAAQSFKGKKIVLRATRDLKRGDEVTMAYVELLATRQERRAALHAGYNFDLDGTEMATYCPHASPDRVEACEGMPYMRNTRRTRLPGGAVLVDHGEGSDSPPWRTGHADAYLCAVEASRKSGGGILHGGVEVVTRPIGDGDDGDGDDGDEKSAPNRDDDAVDYSGGLGGLRGSGGFGRTFAEEAERAFKTVKARSSMAEMEIAGGRLRDKSRFEVHVWGTLGGADREHTAMRVAECASLLAVAERHLAAGGTKNGVESALKPLARMSDLMNGDDASCALGPIHLLRVRVLDAMQRAAVTAGDFESARDAAYAVLPAYRLSYPPCHPPLGLHLALIAKIEAHLVDLNAAVQFAREAISCLNVSHGRNSDVVRMMETLLGESEAELRYNEYNRSGGNEDAETGEGYLEAYE
- a CDS encoding predicted protein, giving the protein MTYNETGKWRENFDLAAWASEVRQVEKELKAEIGEDDVDHLNKILTWANMFYYGGLAVLFATPFLTNIFSFIGGANPIAAFMMSTAICARWTMVGHHVCHGGYNTAQSENGVVTGRFHRRTFAKGLARRISDWMDWMMPEAWDVEHNHLHHYQLGESADPDLVERNMKPLRTGNLPMILRYGQVVGLALIWKWFYYAPNTMKEMYQRREREAKKAGEDFENPFKTGELPSTVATVAAGAFKGNFAALGETIKCFAPYALFQFAALPALGYAVGGAQMATGVLLTSILADVITNVHSFIIIATNHVGDDIYRFESETKPRSDDFYLRAVIGSANFRTGGDVNDFFHGWLNYQIEHHMFPDISMKSYQKAQPKIKAICEKHGVPYVQESVWKRLVQLADVMVGKRSMLVWERGD